One window of the Salvia miltiorrhiza cultivar Shanhuang (shh) chromosome 6, IMPLAD_Smil_shh, whole genome shotgun sequence genome contains the following:
- the LOC130990094 gene encoding mitogen-activated protein kinase kinase kinase 20-like, with amino-acid sequence MDWFRGEKLGHGSFAQVNLAIPRSQSSFPQPLMAVKSCGVYLSSSLVNEKFILEELKDCPEIIRCYGDSYSCENGEKLYNVLLEYASGGSLADKLKFSGDRTLPEPQVRRYTKALLRGLHYIHKFGYVHCDVKLQNILLSSDGSVKIADFGLAKRAGGAAAGGELRGTPMYMSPEMVAGSEQGAPADVWALGCVVAEMASGSPAWSCSDVAALLMRIGVGDEVPEIPGALSAEGRDFLEKCFVKDPRARWTAEMLLNHPFVCGEEEIDGCDALKDTASASPRCPFDFQNWLSSITSLPSLSESWSSESGWSVSTAEERLRGLVNVAENSPNWSVTDDWVTIR; translated from the coding sequence ATGGATTGGTTTCGCGGCGAGAAATTGGGGCACGGGAGTTTCGCGCAGGTGAATTTAGCGATTCCGAGAAGCCAGAGCTCGTTTCCTCAGCCGTTAATGGCGGTGAAGTCGTGCGGCGTTTATCTCTCCTCGTCGCTCGTCAACGAGAAATTCATACTGGAGGAGCTCAAGGATTGCCCGGAGATCATCCGTTGCTATGGAGACAGCTATTCGTGCGAGAACGGCGAGAAATTGTACAATGTGCTGCTGGAGTACGCCTCCGGCGGCTCTCTCGCCGATAAGCTCAAATTCTCCGGCGATCGGACGCTGCCGGAGCCTCAAGTCCGGCGATACACCAAGGCTCTGCTGAGAGGGCTGCACTACATCCACAAGTTCGGGTACGTCCACTGCGATGTGAAGCTGCAGAACATTCTGCTGAGCTCTGACGGCAGCGTGAAGATCGCCGATTTCGGTCTCGCGAAGCGCGCCGGCGGCGCCGCTGCGGGCGGCGAGCTGCGGGGAACGCCTATGTACATGTCGCCGGAGATGGTCGCCGGCAGCGAGCAGGGGGCTCCGGCGGATGTCTGGGCGCTCGGGTGCGTGGTCGCGGAGATGGCGTCGGGATCTCCAGCGTGGAGCTGCTCCGACGTGGCGGCGCTGCTGATGAGGATCGGCGTCGGCGACGAGGTGCCGGAGATCCCCGGGGCTTTATCGGCTGAGGGGAGAGATTTTCTCGAGAAATGTTTCGTGAAGGATCCTCGAGCGAGATGGACGGCTGAGATGCTTTTAAATCATCCTTTCGTTTGCGGTGAGGAAGAAATCGACGGCTGTGATGCGTTGAAAGACACGGCCTCGGCTTCTCCTAGATGCCCCTTTGATTTCCAGAACTGGTTGAGTTCAATTACGTCTTTGCCCTCGCTTTCGGAGTCGTGGTCGTCGGAGTCGGGGTGGTCCGTTTCGACGGCGGAGGAGCGCCTCCGGGGTTTGGTCAATGTCGCCGAGAATAGTCCTAATTGGTCTGTCACCGATGATTGGGTCACAATCAGGTGA